CAAGACGAGGATGCCCACGCCGGGGAACTCGGCCCGGATCGCGGCGGCCGCGACCAAGCCCTCGTCGGTGAACGTGGGCGGCATGCGGATGTCGACGACGGCGACGTCCGGTGTGTACGCGCGCACCAGGCCGACGAGCCCGTCCGGGTCGGACGCGCGCCCCACCACCTCGACCCCGGCATCCTCGAGCAGCCGCGCGAGGCCGTCCCGGACCAGCACCGAGTCGTCCGCTACGACAACGCGCACGGCAGGTCCACCTCCCACCCGGCATCGGTCCGCCGCGCTGTACCGCCCAGCGCCCCGACCCGGTCGTCGAGGTCGACCGGCACGGGCTCCTGGAGGGGCATGGCACGCACGGTGACGACGCTGTCGGTCCGCGACACCGCCACCTCCAGCACCGCCCCGGGCTGGGCGCACGCCAGCGCCTCCACCGCCACGAGGTAACCGACCCGCTCCACCTCCGCCGGGGGCCGTACGTCGAGGTCGACGGCGAGCCGGACGGCGACGTCGGCGTCGTCGGTGAGCGTCCACAGCGCCGGCTCGAGCCCCGCCTCGGCCAGTTCCGCGGGGAAGATTCCGTGGCTGAGCTCGCGCAGGCGCGCGGCAGCGGCGGACACCTGTGCGACGACATCGGTCAGCGCACGTGCCGTCGGCTCGTCACCGGCGCGCACGGCCGCGGCGTGGCGTCTGCCCGCGTCCAGCAGCAGCGCGACGAGGTCCGCCTGCACGCCGTCGTGCAGGTCCCGCTCGAGCCGTCGGCGCGACTCATCCGCGGCGGCGACGATCCGCCGGCGAGACGACCGCAGCTCGGTGAGCTGGGCGCGGATCTCGGCCTGCAGGCGCTCGTTGTCGATGGCGAGCCGCGCCGCCGCGCCGATCTGCTCGCCGATCTGCTCGGTCAGCGGCGCGTCGCCGGCACCGGCCCGGCCGAGGGTCACCACGGCAAGCAGGTCGTCGCCGCGGCGGAGCTCGGCACCCGCGCGGGCCCCCGAGCGGGCACTGGAACGGTCCGGGTTCACGTTCCGGCCCGCGGCGTCGACGAACCGCCGCGACTCCGGTAGCCAGTAGGCGACCTCCAGCGACGGGTCGTCCAGGGCGTCGGCTAGGTGCGCCTGGAGGGAGCCCACCGCGGGCACGGCCCCGAGGCGTGCGGCGAGCCGGCGCAGCGCCGTGCGACGTCGGTGCTCACGCAGCAGCGGCCACGCCACGCCCGCGCCGAGCAGCGCCATGCCCAGCGCCTGGACCAGGTACGCCGCCTGGAACGACAGGGCGTCGGGCCGCTCGGGCGGGTCCGCGAGCACCGCGGCGCCCCACGTGGCGTACCCGGCCAGGGCGAGCGCCGCGGGCACGACGACGACGGCCGTCTGCAGCCGCGCGCCGGGCCGGGCCCGAACGGTCCGCACCACCGCCACGCCTGTCGCGCCGACCCCGACGACGACCAGCGCGACGCTCCACGCTGTCGAGGCCGCGCGCGCCACGTCCGCCTGAGGCGCGACGGCCAGTACCCGAACCGCGCAGTCCCGCCAGCAGTGCAGCTCCAGGAGCGGGTCCCGGGTGACGGCGAGGACGGTGGTCAGGAGCGCGGTCGCGGCGTAGCCGACGACGACGAGACGCGCCGCACCTCGCCACGGGGCGATGCCGTCCGGGCCGGCGAGTACGAGGTGTGCCAGCAGCACGACGGCGAACGGGGCGACGACCATCGCCGCCGCCCGCAGCGACGACGGGGCCCCGATCCACCCGACGAGCACGGGCGCGAGCCAGGCCAGGCCGGCGAGCAACGTCGTGCGCCCGGGCCACGCATGGCGCGGGGAGAGCGCCGCGAGCGTGCCGGCGCCCACGACGAGCAGTGCCGCCGCAGCCGTGGCCCCCAGGGCGGCGGGCGTGACCGTGGCGTGCGCGGCGACCGTCCCACCCGAGAGGGCCCACGCCGTCAGGGCGAGGCCGACCGCCCCCACCGCCACCGGGTACACCGGCCGCGGCGGGGCCGGGCGCACATCGTCGCCGGCCATGCCCGCCATCCTCCCAAGGCGCGGCTGACCAGGCCAATCGTGGCGGGCACGCATCCGTCCTGCGGGTGCGCACGCAGGCATGCCGCGCGACGACGGGTGCCCGCCCTGAGGACGTGGGACTGTGTGCTTTCTAGCGTCGAGACGAGGCCCCGGGTGGGGCCGCGACCGCTAGGAGGCCGAGTCATGAAGGCATCGACACTTGCCGCGGCGGCTGTGGCCGTCGTGCTCGTCGCCGCGGGCTGCACACCGGCGGCGCAGTCCGCCGAACCTGTCACGTTGCGCGTCGGCACCGACGACAGGCCCGGCCGCCCGTCGGCCGACCAGATCGAGGAGTTCGCCCGTCATGTGTCCGACCTGTCCGAGGGGCGCATCACCATCGAGCCCGTGTGGCAGGCGGTCGGCGACGAGGACCACCGCCCGGACTGGGACCAGCAGGTCGCCCGGCTCGTGATGTCCGGCGAGCTCGAGATGGGGCTGATCCCGTCGCGGTCGTGGGACACCGAGGGGGTCGAGACGCTCCGGCCGCTGACGACGCCGTTCCTCGTCGACTCCGACGAGCTGCTCGCGGAGATCCTCACGAGCGACCTCGCGGACGAGATGATGGCCGGGCTCGACGAGGTCGGCGTCGTCGGCCTGTCGATCTTCCCCGAGGGTCTGCGCCATCCCTTCGGCTACGAGAAGGCGCTGGCCGGGCCCGAGGACTACGCGGGAGGGACCTTGCGCGTGCCCACCTCGGCAACCTCACGGGAGATGTTCGCGGTGTTCGGGGCGAGCACGAACGACGTACCTCCGGATCCCGAGGAGCACATCGGCATCGAGTCGGGCTTCCTGTTCCTGCCTGGCGGCATCGCGACGTCGAACGTGACGTTCTATCCCAAGGCGAACGTGCTGGTCACGAACGAAGCCGTCTTCGACGGCCTCGCCGCCGGCGATCGGGAGATCCTCGAGCGGGCCGCGGCCCAGACCCTGGAGTGGACCGTGGCCAACCTGCCGCGCGAGTCCGCGCTAGCCCAGGAGTTCTGCGAGGGTGGCGGTGTCGTGCGGCACGCGACCGACCAGCAGCTCGCCGAGCTTACGCGGGCGGCAGAGCCCGTGATCGAGGGCGTCCGCGCGGCTGATCGGCGCAACGGGTTGGTGCTCGACGCAATCACGCAACTCAAGGCAGACGTGCCCACAGCGGTACCTGCGCCGGAGTGCGGGGAGGACGATGCGACCGGGCCTACCGGGCAGGAGTCGGTGCTCAACGGCGTCTACCGGTTCGATGTGTCCCGGAACGACCTCATCGCTGCCGGGACGAACCGGAACTTCACCAACGTCGGTGTGTGGACCTACACGCTCCACGACGGGGAGTTCGAACTTCAGCTGGCCGAGGAGGAGTCTGGCGACCTCTGGGAGGAAAGCGGGACATATCGGGTTGATGGTGACCGCGTCACGTTCTACGGGCCAGCCCTGATCCCTCCGGGTGACACGTTGACGTGGGAGAAGGACGCGAGCGGCGGCTTGGTCTTCGAGAACGTCAACGTCAGCCCGATGGAGTGGCACGTTTTCTCTCAGACCTGGGAGTGGGTGGCCGACATTGGTACGGAGTAGAGCGTGATCTCGCACCGGAACGCGGCGACGGGCCGCCCGCGAAGGGGGCTCCGTCGCCGCGTCGCGGCCGTCGCGGCCGCCAGTGCGATGGCAGCGGGCGCGGCCTGCACGGCGACGGGGCCCACGTCCAAGGCTGGCGGGCAGGCACCACCGACCGTGCTACGGCTTGCCCTCGCCGAGGGGGCCGGCGTCCCCTACGCCCCGGCGGTAGAGCGCTTCGCGGCCGAGGCGCACGAGCGTTCGGACGGGTCGTTGGTGGTCGACATCGACTGGGGCGACATGCCGAT
The Xylanimonas cellulosilytica DSM 15894 DNA segment above includes these coding regions:
- a CDS encoding histidine kinase, which produces MAGDDVRPAPPRPVYPVAVGAVGLALTAWALSGGTVAAHATVTPAALGATAAAALLVVGAGTLAALSPRHAWPGRTTLLAGLAWLAPVLVGWIGAPSSLRAAAMVVAPFAVVLLAHLVLAGPDGIAPWRGAARLVVVGYAATALLTTVLAVTRDPLLELHCWRDCAVRVLAVAPQADVARAASTAWSVALVVVGVGATGVAVVRTVRARPGARLQTAVVVVPAALALAGYATWGAAVLADPPERPDALSFQAAYLVQALGMALLGAGVAWPLLREHRRRTALRRLAARLGAVPAVGSLQAHLADALDDPSLEVAYWLPESRRFVDAAGRNVNPDRSSARSGARAGAELRRGDDLLAVVTLGRAGAGDAPLTEQIGEQIGAAARLAIDNERLQAEIRAQLTELRSSRRRIVAAADESRRRLERDLHDGVQADLVALLLDAGRRHAAAVRAGDEPTARALTDVVAQVSAAAARLRELSHGIFPAELAEAGLEPALWTLTDDADVAVRLAVDLDVRPPAEVERVGYLVAVEALACAQPGAVLEVAVSRTDSVVTVRAMPLQEPVPVDLDDRVGALGGTARRTDAGWEVDLPCALS
- a CDS encoding TRAP transporter substrate-binding protein is translated as MKASTLAAAAVAVVLVAAGCTPAAQSAEPVTLRVGTDDRPGRPSADQIEEFARHVSDLSEGRITIEPVWQAVGDEDHRPDWDQQVARLVMSGELEMGLIPSRSWDTEGVETLRPLTTPFLVDSDELLAEILTSDLADEMMAGLDEVGVVGLSIFPEGLRHPFGYEKALAGPEDYAGGTLRVPTSATSREMFAVFGASTNDVPPDPEEHIGIESGFLFLPGGIATSNVTFYPKANVLVTNEAVFDGLAAGDREILERAAAQTLEWTVANLPRESALAQEFCEGGGVVRHATDQQLAELTRAAEPVIEGVRAADRRNGLVLDAITQLKADVPTAVPAPECGEDDATGPTGQESVLNGVYRFDVSRNDLIAAGTNRNFTNVGVWTYTLHDGEFELQLAEEESGDLWEESGTYRVDGDRVTFYGPALIPPGDTLTWEKDASGGLVFENVNVSPMEWHVFSQTWEWVADIGTE